In Lagenorhynchus albirostris chromosome 1, mLagAlb1.1, whole genome shotgun sequence, the sequence CGCCTCCtcttctcctctgcctccccccTCTCTGCCTCGGCAGAGCCCACGAGTCCCGAAAGAAGGCGGGGGAGCCGGGAGGGCGGCGGAAAGCTGCCCAGCAGCGCCGGGGCTCCTCGGACACAGAGGACCCCGGGGGGCAGCCGGAGAGCCAGGCGGGTGCGCGCAACTCAGACGCCTGTGCGCCGACCGCGCGGAGCCCGGCGTGGGGCGCCGCACGGGGTGCGCGGGGGCGGCCGCGGGGCTCGCTCCGAGGGCTGCGCCGGCCTGGCGTGGGTGCGGAGGCTGCTCCGACCTTACTGCCTCCTCGACCCAATCCGGCCCGGCTAATGTAGGCGCCgcggcccccacccccacccccaccccatctgaCACCCCCGGGAGGTGTTTACAGTAATGAAGGCGCGGGATCGCCTCCGCTGCTCCCGCACTCCTCCTCTGCCTCGGTCCCTCGCGCTCTGGCGCGCTCCCCTCCTCgagtcctctttctctccctccctcccctattCCCTCCCTCTCGGAGCCCCTCCCACATTTCTGGTTTAAAGAATGCTTGGGAGGCGCGGCTGCAACTCAAAGCTTTCCAGGAGGCAAAGTCAGCCTCGGCTTTTAACCCTGTCCTCCCTGAAGAGAGTTGCAGCGCGAGCGCCGAAGCTAACAACGCGGATGCCACCCAGACCGCGTAcgccttcccctctctctctctaccctGCCCCTTCCCACTTCCAGCTCTGAAGGATAGTGCCACCATCTGAGCGCCAAAAGTTGATTTCCCCCTGCCCGCCCGGGGTTGTACTTCTAAACCAGAGGATCTATTACTTAGACACTGAGAAACGATCGAAACGTGACATTAGAgggtaaaaatatataacaagtcTCTCAACCAAGATGGCGTAACTTCAAATGCAGGCAACCTTGGTGATTTGCCCCCCGCCCCATCACTGATCCCGGATCTTCTTAAATAACTCAATAGGGAAAATAATTCGAAgtttcatataattattttaagccacccattttcctccttcacccTGGCCGCTGGAAAGAGCGTTGTTCACTTGCCCCATAGATTACAACGAACAACCAAATTCAGCCTCAGAGATTTAGAAAACAGGTTTGACagcggggggaaaaaaaaaacgcTTGATTTGCATACAGGCTACGTTTCCACTTCGCAATCTTTTGCAAAGGTTAAAGAGTAATGCAAGGAGAACCAGGTGCACGTCTCtttcttgaaaaaggaaaaaaaaaaaagcttctggtTTTCTCCTCTCATTTCATTGCCGCTCCTCCTGCCTCCAGTAAATTGCTGTCATGTTTTAACAAGTCTGGAGAGAGGCTAAATCTGAACAGAAGAGGGAGAGCGAGTTCGCGCCAAGCGCCGGACTGCGCTGAGACGCGCCGTCGGTGGGGCCAGGCGAGAAGCAACCAGCGAGCTGGAAACTGGCTTAGGACCAACTCCCTAGGGATCCCCTCGGTTATCGCGGCAGAAGTGTTAGGCAGGGGCGGTGGCCACAACCAGCTCGGGATGAGTTCTCCGTCCTCAGTTCAAAGTCTGAGTCACTTGGCACCACTTTcctaattgtttttatttccttcgcATCCCCGTTGTGTCTACCGCCTTCATGTTTTTTGAGCGCCTAAATCATGTTAAGCGGACTTGGAGAAACGCCTGATTTGCCTCTCAAACACAAACCACTCACGGAGCCACCCAGACGCACGCCCGAGACGCACGCtggcacacgcgcgcgcacacgccCCCGGGTCGTGCCCGCGGGTCGCTCCTCCTGTTGCATCCTGAGAAGGTGGCTAGGAAAATGCTTTGCCTTACAGATGCAAAGCCGCTCTTCTCCCCAAACTCAGTATGTGACTAATAAATATCGGGTGAGGGGAGAGGCTGAGGGAGTTAATTGAACCAGGACTGACAGTGAGGAGGTTCCAGGAGGAaccttgctgggaggttccaggAGTAAAGCGCCAGGGACGACAGCAACGGTGGCCTCTGCCTCCACCAGCAGCTGCCGCCTTCCGGAGCCCCAAGCGCTCCAGGAGTTTACCGGGCATCAAGTGTGGGTCCAGCCCGCCCCAGTCACCCTCTTTCCGGATACTTCCTTTCCCTGGTTAGTGCCCGCACCTCAACTAGCAATCTTGATCTTGGGCCTGATTACAAATGAGAAGCGACCGAGACAGCGCTGAAAGCGCGAGGACGAGCCCGGGACTGGTCTGCGTGGCGGAGGGATCTTTCCAGGCGGCTCCCACCCCTCCCTGGGACTCCGTGGCAGCTGGCGAGGCTCCACTCCCGCGCTCTTTGCTGTCGCTTCGCCCCTAAACCCAGTGTTGGGAGGCGTTATCCACCCCCTCACCGCGTCCCACGCACGCGGAGCCGGGAACGCAATCCCAGTTCAGCCTGGTGGGCTCCTCCCGCCTTCACCGTCACCACTGGTGCGCCTGCAAGACACGCAGGCCGGAGCTCAGTGCCAGGCCACTGAAGACCAGCAGGGCTGGAGAAAGACTTTGGAGAAAAGTAACCCCTTCCCCAACTCGAAGGAGAACGAACCAGCACCCTCCGCATCTTCTTAGCCACTAATGGATCCCCGATTGCAGGCAGGGGGCGGGCTGGTGGTTTTAGACGCAACCGCTTGATAATAACGCCGGTGGCATTAACAGCAGATGGAGTGGGCGCAGGGGTGGGTGACTAGGGGATTGTTACTCTTGGAAGTTAGCATTCATTCTGGGGCAATGAGAGGTTGGATTCAGGCAAGCTTAGTGGATCTAGAAATCCCAATTTAGGATCGACGCTCCAGCTGGCTAGCTAATTTGCGTTTTGACCCAGAGCTCAGTTAGGAAACTCCTTAGAGGAGGTAGATTCGACCTGCAATTAGACTTCCCTTCCCTAAAATCAGGGGCGAGTTAAGCAGTCTGTTCTTTCTATGGATGAAAGTTAAAGCCTAAAACATCCCACCCCAATGACCACCGCCAGCTGATTTATAATCCCCCTTAAGAAACCTCGTGGTTCTCGCTTAGCGGCAGCCAGGTCGGTTACTGGAAACTCCACCTGGCACCTCAGTCCCTTTACCTGGAGGCCGCGGCTTCTCTCAGTGGGCTCATCCGAATCCGACAGGGTCTGGGAGGTGGAAAGGCAAGAAGCTGGCTCGGCAGCAGCGGGGCTCCCGGGGCATGGTATTTTTTTAGGGGTCGCCGCCAAGGTCCCTCCTGCCCATCGTTGAGAACTGCCAACCTGCTCCCCGGGCTGGGTGGACACGGTGGCGGGCGCGGAGCTGCCGCCTCGCAGCTCCCTGATGCACGGGACCGAGGGTCAGAGACGCACCCAGGGCGGGAGGCGCGCAGCGCCTGGCTCGCAGACTGCGGCAACTGGTATTATCTCCGAGCCCCCGTTCCTCTTCGGTGACAGTGGAAGATGCCAAACTCGCAAGTGACGGCCACAGGTTTTGAACGTACAACTAACTACAAGGTACCCAGCCTGAGACTGTAAGCTGTTtttcccctcccccgcctctcCCTCCTACCAGGGAGGGAACTAACTTAACCCTGTGTGCGCCCTACACTCCCCGGAGAAGCTGTAATCGACCAGGAAACCGCAGGCGGCGGTTCCCGGGGAAAGAGCTTTGTTCACGTGCGATTCTAGTGGGTGTGTTGCTGTCTGGGGGCACTCGCGTAGCAAGACGCCAGTGGCAGGTTTCCAGCGCCAGACTTCGGCATGGGAAGGAGCCCTAGCGTTTCATCCGGACCAGACCCAGCCCTCGGAATCTATTTTTTGCCCTCAGTTACCAGATTTATTACAGTTGCCAGCGAAGTTGGGTTTTATTCCTTTCCCCCCGACCACCCTCCGGACCCACGGATTACTTCCTTTCCTAGACGATGCTTTTGAAGTTGTGGGACTCTCTGCTCCTTCTACCTCTAGCTTTTAACTGTTTTGCGTGTGCGAGACGAATTGTTGAAGGCACCCACCCACTCACGCCAAACTTAAATGAAACCGCAAGGAAAGTTGCCTCCCAGTCACCCACCACCCAGTGTCTGCAAAAGCCAAATATAATAACCTTATATTCAAATAAGATTAAGAGAACGgaagatgggggggtgggaggaggtgagggattTTTGAGATGTAAATGGGGAAATAggtgagggctggggggagggggagagagagaaatcctCAGAATGGATAAAACGGGAAACACAAACAAGAATGACGATGCAGAAAATATATCTGAGTCCCAAACTTGAAAGCAGCAGGTTA encodes:
- the LOC132527686 gene encoding bcl-2-binding component 3, isoforms 3/4-like — its product is MVALSFRAGSGKGQGREREGKAYAVWVASALLASALALQLSSGRTGLKAEADFASWKALSCSRASQAFFKPEIWGGGGGGGRGAYISRAGLGRGGSKVGAASAPTPGRRSPRSEPRGRPRAPRAAPHAGLRAVGAQASELRAPAWLSGCPPGSSVSEEPRRCWAAFRRPPGSPAFFRDSWALPRQRGGRQRRRGGGCRGGRSREKVACSSPGGGGVGGRGKTMPRLRRGGRRERARRARRAGRPGAGPLRGGVRRSEAPASASRRPDAAGDRAGLRQPPPSPPPPPGGKSKSLDLGEDATLSGITTRAGRRPPEPSQDIL